tgggcacagcagcaggAGACTTTTTGTGCCCCAACCActgtccctccccactccctgcgGCTCAAAAtttgctttttcctcttttccttttgctaACCCAACATCTGGGTTTGCCATCAAGAGTGCTACACTGGCTGATGAATTCACTGCCAGATGCTGGCTACTGGAATGCACAAGCGTTGACTTAATTCAAAGCACACCCAACCGCAGAGCCCCTACCCCCATCCCTCTGGCAGAGGACACCACATGATGTCACTTCCCCCTAGAGGAGCCTGCAAAAACAATCCCGGTGCGCCCAGCCAGCAAGGGATGGAAAAGAGCTAAGAGGGTGGAAAGTCAAGGGCACTGATGATGAGCCAAGGATAACGGGCTGTGTTTGGACCTTGAGAATCACAACTGCCAGCGATGCCAACAGAAGCTGGGCCTCCTGCTATTATCCTATGAGGGAACTTTCTAGAAACCCTGGATGCCATGGCCATGGCTAAGGGAAGGTAGAGGATTCAACACACTCCACAGACCCCAACCATGGCAAGCAGAGACATGGTTCTCCCTCCCAGGTGCCACCAGCACATGGTCCACGGAGTCCTAAAGACATGTTCACAAATCCAAcaactgtgtctgtgtgtggagagagaggagatgagagagagagaggatagagaaagagacagagaggggagggaggggaagagaggaggggggaagagagggaaggagaggagaggggaagagagagggggaaaaggagagagggggaggagaaagaaaaacagagagaggagagaaagagagggagagagggagaaagggaggagaggagagagaggagaggagaggagagagagaggaggcagggggctgactctcactgtgtagctctggctggcctgtaactcactatgtaaacttgaactcagagatccacctgcttctgcctccctagttctgggattaaaggtgtgtgtcaccatacccagcttgccAACAACTTTTGAATTTTATAGTGTCCATGGTAACATCGTGGAAGTTCCTTGAGAATCTAAAAACACACCATGCCTGTAATCCACAGAAAGGTCATAACCTGAAGGAGAGTTGCCTGCAAGATTCCTCCTTGTTGGATTCTGTTACCGTATTGAGGACCCAGCTGCTCTTCGGACAATCCCATACGCCAAGTGAATATTTACATACTACAGATGGATTCCACTTAGCCCCTCTCTGAAGTATGGGCTTACCACACTGAGCACAAAGGAACCTATGGTATCAACACCTAACTTCTGAGGCGGAAAACATGTACTCAGGATCACCAGAGGGCCACAAGCAGGCCACCCTGTCCTTTAGGGTTCTGCTGTGACCTGGGGCCAGCAAGGTCCTATAGAAAACAGGCTAATTTGGGGTGGTGCCTCCCTCTTGGAGCTAGGAGACGGAATGGGAGCTTTTGTCAAGACCCTGCCAGCACTAATCAGCAGGGGATGGGGACACTCTGATCCTGTAGCTAGACTGGGGTCAACCGAagacagaggaacactgctttaAGTCTACTAGCACCCAGGTGGAGAGCTCCTGCAGAAAGACCCTCGTCATCTCATAGATGCACGTGCAGTAACTTCAGACCTTGCTGTCAATGTCCTCCGAAGGTCAGCTgctccatttctttgttttgtggcaGAGTTACACGCCAATCAGCTCGAGGATTATAAAAGAAACATCATTCTCTCCCAGAATACACCCAACCTGGGAGGCTCTGAGGTCTTTTTCCAGTCTCTCAGGGGGTGGGGAGCTACAAGGTCTTTTCATTAAGCTCCCCCAGAAACAGTGTGCCACTGCCTTGTCATTTACACCAATTCAGTAACAAAGTTCAAATTCTGTCCATAACTAGACCCTGCGCCTGCCACTTGGGATCAGTTTCTTGTCCCTTTAGAGAGGGCAGCACAGCACTTGAGCCCAGCAAAGGCTGCCTGACCTTCGAATCTGAATTAATTTGTCTTTAACCCTGAAAGTCAGTCCCCCACTGCCCCAGTTTGACACCCTTAGCTGGGGACATAAGACCAGCCACACCGTTCCTGGCTGTGTCCTAGGACAGCTGCCACCAGATGGTTACATTGTCCAGGACGCTGTCCTTGAAGAGCTGTGACACCTGACTGGGGCCGTGGAGGGCACGGAAAGAATTGGATGGGCTTCCCTTCTTCCTTACAACTGGCCAGAGGAGCTGCCGCGGATAGGGATCAACACAGGGGCTCAGCCCCGGGACACCAAAACCTGCTCTGCCTTCCAGACTTGAGGCCACACCTCAGCATGTGGGGTACAGGCATGGGTGAGCACACTCAGCATGTGGGGTACAGGCCTGGGTGAGCACACTCAGCATGTGGGGTACAGGCCTGGGTGAGCACACTCAGCATGTGGGGTACAGGCCTGGGTGAGCACACTCAGCATGTGGGTACAGGTCTGGGTGAGCACACTCAGCATGTGGGGTACAGGCATGGGTGAGCACACTCAGCATGTGGGGTACAGGTCTGGGTGAGCACACTCAGCATGTGGGGTACAGGCATGGGTGAGTACACTCAGCATGTGGGGTACAGGCCTGAGTGAGCACACTCAGCATGTGGGGTACAGGCCTGGGTGAGCACACTCAGCATGTGGGGTACAGGCATGGGTGAGCACACTCAGCATGTGGGGTACAGGCATGGGTGAGCACACTCAGCATGTGGGGTACAGGCATGGGTGAGCACACTCAACATGTGGGGTACAGGCATGGGTGAGCACACTCAACATGTGGGGTACAGGCATGGGTGAGCACACTCAGCATGTGGGGTACAGGTCTGGGTGAGCACACTCAGCATGTCGGGTACAGGCATGGGTGAGCACACTCAGCATGTGGGGTACAGGCATGGGTGAGCAGCCAGGTGTCCTGAGGAACCAAAGGCAAGTTTGGTGCCCACAAGTCCTCAGGTACCAAGGACTTcagctctgccttctgtctctggCCTCATGGTGCCCACCTCCCCAAGTCTGCCACCTCTAGGTGCCCTCTGTAGATGGCTGAGGTTGTTCACTGAGCTCTGCTCTGCCTTGTCCCCTCCATGCCCAGCCACTCTGGGCTAGTGAAAAAGACCTTCTCCAAAtccttttttctctcatttccctaaaaaggaaaagggggctgtctttcagtaattaaaaacagCCCCGTGCTGGTGAGCAGGATTCGGCACTGCTTCCCTACATCGGCATCGGAGACCAGCCCCTCCCACAGAAACTCCCAAATCCGATGATCGATCCCCCTCACAGGCAGTAACTGAGCTTATGGGGGAATGTGAAACCAAATAGGGCCCCAGCCTCGGGGAGGGCTGAGCCTACTCAGGATGAGGTCAAGACATGCTCATCTATAACTCAGGCCAAGACGAACAGATGGGTGTGGCTcagggggaggcagagaagagaatggggtTGTAAGGCTATGACCTGGGGACAGCAGGACATCCAGCTCTGGGCACACCATCCATGGTCTGGTGCCTGGGAATGTGCCAGGCCTGCCTAGCAGCAGGCTGCCTGCCCACCGCTCAGATTCTAGCATGCTAGCTCGCACAGGAGGGCGGCTGTCCGCTAGATGCCCGTCTCCATGGAGACCAGCTTTCCCATCTCCATTTCCTGCCCGTTGCTTTGGCTCTTCCTGGGGAGGGCGATGGCATATCTACTTCAGCGAGCAGAAGGCGGCTGCAACATTCACGGCCCAGTGCTCCAGCTGCCTCACGCCCCCCAGGACCCTGGCTCTCCACTCTAGGCCTGGTGAGACGGCCCACGCCCTGCCACCCTTCCTTCCCAGCTGCGGGCCAGCGGGATCTCATGCCAGGGCCTTAAGTGCGGCCCTTCCCATTCACGTGCTGCTgaatcatttgaaaaaaatgcaTCCCGCTCCTGGGAGGGTTTGCTGAGAACAGTGTGGCTTTGTGGAGGAGGCTGCTGCTCGACAGTTTCTCCGCCAAGGAGCCGAGGGCCTCGAGGAAGCCAAGCTCAGCCCTGTAAATCCCAAACCCGGGTAAGCGGCGCAGCAGCCTGGCAGGGCTGGAGGCGGAGAAAGCCTCGAGAGGTCCCTGGGGAACCCTGCCAACCGCTGTAAGCAGTCTCCACACAGCACTGAGGAAGGGGCTGGGTGACATGACGGCAGAGGCCGATCAGAATCTTCTCACTCAGTGGCGGCTGCCACAGAGGGCCAGCAGTCATCTGTCTTCGTCCACTCGTTTCCAGTGTTCAGCACTGACAGGCCCTGCCCATGAGTGGGACACTAAGGCATGGGGGCTGTGAGCTGAGTCGACCATGTCTGAAGGGAGACACCAGGACGTCCGTGGGTTCCTACTCGCCCCTCTCATtagcccagccccaccccctggCCATGCCATGGAGTATGGGAGGATATTCAGGACAGCTCTCATGTCTCCAACCAGATGGTTCAGGACCTGTGCCTTCCCCAGCCTGGCTCCTCTGGAGACTGGCTGGAGCCTGGCTCCTGTCTGATGGTCTCAGAGGTCTGAACTGACCTCTTGCCATTATCTACTTGTTGGAGGGACACAACAGTCAGAGGAGGTCCCTGATCTACTCCCAAACTCACACCTTTTCTAAACCCATCCTCTCACAGGTATGGAATCCCGGATGCTGCCTGTGCGTGGGGTTAGGTGGGGAGAGGTGACCGACCAACCGTGCCTCAGGGGACCATCACGGTCGTGACTGACTGATGCACCCCATGTGGCAGTGAGCAGGGCATGAGCCTGTGTCTCTCACCTGTTGGACACTCTGGGCATGCCCAACCTGTGGACAGTGACACTGATGCTGTCCTTCAAACCTCTTGGGCAAACACGGTGCCCGTCCACCACTTGGTCAGTCCCAGATGTGCCTGAGTCTGTGTGCTTTGGAGGAAACGCACGGGGCAGAGACACAAAGAAGCAGCTTGATGACTAGTAGGATTCTGATAAATGCAGTCCACAGCAGGAGTGAccatcctgcccccaccctgccgTGTGAGTACAGAAACACAAAGCCAGGGAGAAGCTCCAGACTCCAGAGTACACAGTGCTCTGAGGAGGTCCGTGGCAAGAGCCCAAGAGTGCTTCGGAAGGAGGGCGATACAAAGCCGGCCTCCATGCCTGGGTTCTCCTGCTTCCCCCAAACCCAGAAACTGCATGCATCTGTCAGTGCTTCTCTCCCGCCCCATTCTCAGTCAGCCCGAGGCCGGGCTGGCCGGGCAGCGTGTAGGACTGGAGTATATGACTATAGGCGGCCCTCCACCCGGCCAGCACGGCCATCTGTGTGATCGAATGCTTCAGGAAGGATCTGAGTAGCGCTGCGGGAGCCCAAAGTGTTCCCCTTTGGATACCTGTGTCAAGAACGAGAGAGCTGGTGAGAGATGGCCGGAAGCTGGGCGTGAGGGGAGGAGGCAGTGTCAAGGCTGGGGAGGTCAGAGCGTTGGCCCTTGCCTGGCACCCAGAGTGGCAGAGTCTTCACTCTTGTCGCTGTGATGCGCTGGTCCCTCGTGGAGGCTGAggtgagaagaggggagggggctgggcggccccaggtggcagccacTCAGATGTCTCAACACAACCAAAAGAGTGAAAATGGGGTCTACACAGACTCCTGAACCGCTGGGGATGAGGTGGGAGGCAGCCATGACATCCCCTGAGAGAATCATCGGGAAGTTCTATTTTTAGGGGGAGGAGAGCCTAGGGACTGGATTTACTGCCCACACCACTGGCCTGGGCCGAGGCTAGCCCAtccccctcagccttctaccCGATAGTGGGGAAAGGGCAGGGCATCTTCTCATGCGGCTGCCAAGGGACAGTGTAGGTGTTCCTGTCCGGGCAGAGATGACTCACCCTCCACCACGTCTCCTTGCCCATCCCTACACCTACTTTTAGCTCAGTGTAGCCCAGAAGGAGCGCTTCCTTACTCAGAACACGGGCTGGCCGCAAATACCACCTTTGTAAATGGAAACAAACCAGTGTGCTCCAGGAAGATGTGTCTGCTCACTGGGCTGCGGCTTCCGACTGAGCTGAGAGGCTCAGTTATGCAATGTGAGGTCCAGTTGTGACCACAGCCCAGGGGTGTCCCAACACCCGCTCCACTCTTCGGTACAGAGGTGACCCTGCAGGCTGTCCATGCAACACTGAGCATCAACGGACAGTCAGGCACCAGGCGGGAACAAGGTATGACGACCGAGCCACAAAAGGCAAACTGCTGTGAGACGCTATTAGCGTCCAGGCAAATGAGCAGTGCGGTAGAAGGAAGCCTCAGGTTGGGGCTGCTCAGAACCACACACAGGGCCAGCGTCTCACATCTTGCTGTAGGTCTAGTCCCTGGCCAACACTGGTCACACAGGCTGCTCTCGGCTTGTGTTTTCTACTAGCCACCAGTTGCATGGCCCTCATGTGCCGTTCACTGCTTACCTCCTGGGACAGAGTTGGGGACAGGGTCAGGGACAGAGTTTGGCACTCGGTATAAATGAGAAATATCAGgaaagcagatggatctctttcGGGAGAAGTGGTACAAATGGGAAGCAGAGGGGTGGTAAACGGAGCCCTCCACCTACGTCCCAGCTGCACGTTTTCATTTGCAGCTTCCAAAAGCGTTTTAAACAAGAGATGGTGCCAAGCTGGGGTTAGCCTATGAAAGCACTTCTCAGCACCAGACCCGATCCAAAGGCACTGGCTGCACAGCTCTCTTTTCAGGAAGGGGCACAAACACAGCTGGGATCCTGGAAGGCAGGCTCTGAAAGCCCACGAAAATATCAGACCAGGGTGAACACGAGCAGGCGGAGGTTCCGTACTTGTGGCTGGACATCAGCAGCTAGGCTAAGACCACAGCAGGGAAGAGGGACTTCAACCCCAAGGAAAATGACCAGCCGTGTTCAGCACACATCTGTATGCTGAAGGGCTCAGCAGGTGCATGTCTGAGGGGGGCACAAGggataaagaaagaaactcagaggTACATGGCCCAGGACCTGTTTTGGCTCCCTCTCCCACCTAGGTCTCGGATTCGGCTGACATACTTACAGTTGTTCATTATATTATCTACAAACACATAGGAGATAAATATGGCCATTTACGGACCAATATTATTAATGTGTCATGATCAGATATGATTAATCAAGGTATCTGAAGAAGGCCATGAAAGGAagatgggtgggggaagggaagaaatgagaaaagcctCAGGAACTAACCAGGAGCCACAGCCAGCAGCCACCGCCCCAGCCCACTAAGTCCCATTGTACTTGGCCACGCCCACTCATGACGGAGTCCTCTGGGGCagaccccacacccaccccaccaaTACCTCCACTGCAGTTTTGGGGACTGatcctagggcctcacacatctAAGTGACACTGCTCCGAGCCAGGCCCCTCTACAGCTGCTTTGAGGCTGCGGAAGCAGAGCTGAGCAGTGGCCGGAGGCTGGCTGGCAAAGTCAAGGCATTCACTCTTTCGGCTCTGCAGAGAAAAGTGTGCTGATCACTGCCTGCCCGGGAGGAGCTCACCACAGCCAGGCGGCTGCTGGTTCAGAGTGATCCCCATTTACCCTGCACATGCTCCCCACAGTCAGGTGGCTGCTGATTCAGAGTTGGAAAAGCTAAGAAGCAGGAAACTGAACACCCAGGTCGCCCCCTCCTCCCCTACCCATTAGCACTGGCCCCATCCTCACGGGGTGATACAGTCACCCAGCTGGGCTGGGCTTGCCTGCCTCCCACCCATAAAGATTCTAAGAATGCATAGATTGTGAAACAatgttggctgtgtgtgtgtgtgtgtgtgtgtgtgtgtgtgtgtgtctgtctgtgtgtgtgtgtgtgtgtcttctaaaGGAGAGAGGTTTTAGCTAATGGCTCTGACAATGTCTCAGCCAGAGGCCAAGCAAGCAATGATGTATCTTTTGAAACTCTGCCCATCTGACCCTGAGTGCCCCTGAAAGGCCCATGTTTGACTAACCCATCTGAAGAGCCGGTTTACCTGGGGTTTCCATTAAGTACCCACAACCCATAAAAACAGACTCCATCTGCAGAGCATGGGCTAGACTCGCTCTCCGGACCCCACAGGGATTCTGCTTCTGCAGGAAGGAGTTTGCCAAGGTGTCGAACAAACAGAGATGCAGGCATGGTGCAGGCAAAGTGGCCATCAGGGATGTATTTATGTCGGGTGGGtctgcctttaaaatgttttttgaaacTCTTGCAAGCGTTTCCTGGCTTTTTCCAAAAACTGCTTGTGTAACTTGTTTTGCTCTAAAATCTGCTGCTGAAGGTCACGGATCATCTGGTTCTGTTTGTCCTCATCCAGAAGGCTGTTGTCCAGGGAAACGCTTTGGTCGGTGGTTATTCGGtcaggggctgggggctggaccCCAGTAGGATAAGACTTGAGGATGGCCAAGCGCATCCTTCTGCGCTCCCTACGTTCCTCCTCTAGCTCGGCCTTGTAGTGGATTTCCAAGCTCATGTTGGGGTGTTCTGTCAGCTCCAGCAATGTCTTTTGCCTTCTCTCCTCCAACTCTGCCTTCTGTTTTTGCCTCAAAGCCAGCCAGCTTGCTGCAGAGCCCACCTGTTTCTCCAGGTAAGGCGTAAGGCTCTCTTCCTCCCCTGTGGCCGACTTGGGTGGCTCCCGTCCTGGCTCTGGGCTTTCTGAGAATGAGTCATCTTGTTCACTCAATGTTCCTGCCTCGAGATCAGGTGTCAGGCTTTCACTCTTTAAAAGGTGCCTTGCCATCTGTTGGTACCTGGGGTACTCAGTCTCACTTAGCAACTGTTTCAAACTGGTTTTGGACCACGTTTCAGGGGCCTCCATCTCCAAAGGACTCCCAGACTCCTCAGCaatcctttctgccttctctgtaCTCTCCTCTCTGGGGGTTTCGCTGTGCTCACCCAGAGTCTCGCTAAGCTCACCCAGAgtctctgtgcagctctgtggCTCATCTGGATTCTGGTCCGCCTTGAGCCTCTGTTCAAGGTGCAAATTCAGATGCTTCTTCAGCTTTCTATTTGTGTTAAACAATTCTTCAAAGGCAGACTCGATCTCTTTATGCCACTGATTCTTATCGCTGTACTTCCACGACGCCCCTGGGGGCGTGGCCTCCTGTCTGAAGGCGGAGCTGAGGGGCAAGGGCTTTTCTAGGTCATCTGTTTGGTCCTGCGGACTCTGGCCTCTGGAGTTGTGACTTGTGCTCTGAGCAAAGTGTGCAGTCCCCCTTCCCATCGGCCGCCTCCCCTCCCGGGATATTTCCTTCTGTACCTCTTCCGCACACTCAGTTTCCCCAGCATCAACCAAGAGTGGGTTGAGCTTCGCCAGATCTGCCCCTCTGCCCGTCCGAGGGCCCAAGGGCTGGTAGCCACCGTTGCTCTTACTCGAAGGCACCCGTTTCCCTTTACCCTTCTCACTGGGGTTTTGGCCCCGGGCTTTGGAAGAACCCTGTCTCTCTGAGCATGTTGCTTTTTTCCGGGACTTGGGGTGTTGCCTGGGATGCTCTTCCCGGTGGCCCTTCTCCTCTCTAAAGGCTGCTCTATTTCTCCCCTTAGACCTCATGTGTTTTGCTGATCTTCTCTGGTTGCGTTCGTTCATGGTGAGGTTGTTTCCCCTGGCCCGCCCTGTTGCTTCATCCAACAGATGGGTTAAATAGAGGCGCTCCATGTCTCTGACCTGCTGCAGGCGGGCCTCCCGCCACTCTGCCTTCAGCTCCTCAGCCAGGCGCTGCAGCTGCCGGGCTTTCCACTGCTTCAGAGTGACGTCGCTCTCGTCTGGGACTTGCATGAGTTCAGGCTTCTGCCTCAAAACTAAGGCTTCCTCATCAGAAGAGGGGCTCAGCTCGGTGGCTCGctctatgtctctctctatttctgtgatttttgCAGACATACTTGCAAGCAAAGGTGGCTGTAGCCAAGGTGCAGAGCGCCCGCGCGGAGGGACTCACAGCACACCTACAAGGCCAGGAGGGCACAGGCCGCTCGGGACAGCTGGAGGAAAGTATGCAAGGCCCTGGAGACAAGTGTACATGGGAATCTCAATGCAGGATACACGCCAAACATGCCCACCAGGTTTCTCCTCTGCCCCGGCCCCATAGCACACACTCCCTGACTCTTGCTTTCTGTCCCGAACACCTTGGATAAGAGCCTGGGGGGCACCTGTTCAGTAGAGTGCAGCTGCGGGGGACATCTGCAGTGTCTGGAGACGGCTTTTGTCATCACAACTGGAAGGAGGAGATGCTACCAATCTGGCGGGGGACAAGCCAGGGGTGTCAGTAAACATCCCAAAAGGCACAGGGTGGCCtcatgacaacaacaacaacaaaaacaaaaacaaaaaacagcagcaGCGGAGACTGAGAGCCCTCCACTCAGGTGCTGGGGGAGGTTGCAAAGAGGGGCAGGGTGAGAATGAGCCTGGGGAAGGAGAGGTGAGGCCACGGTTATGTGTGAGAGATCTGCTTATAGGTGAGGAGATGAAGGGGCACGAGAGGGAGGAGCGGCAGGCAGGGTGTGTGCTCATACATCTGTGTTACACACCTGTATGCACAAGAGCTGCGGTGTGCACGGGCTTGTTACTTGGATCCAATGCAAACCAGAGATGCAggcacatatatctgtgtgcCTGTCTTTGAGAGGAGGAGGACATATGCAGGCACGTGTGTGGGTGGACATGTGCTGGCTACACGGATCTAATACAGACCAGACCGAGAGGAGACGTGTGTTACATCACACCATGATGCCCAGCTTGCCACTGTGAGGTTCTCAGAGGCCTGCTGTGAGTCCCTGTGGTGCCACACCTTTCTGGAGAAGTTGTGCTTCCTAAGGGGACAGAGTCCCGTGGCCCCTTGAACACTATAGTCTGCAGGAAGAGCCCTTGACTGCCCTTTGTTTTAGTCGTCACATATCCATTACTGATAATGTTATAGTCCAGGCTCCTTTGGCACTGGGCAGCCATCATGCAGGTTTCCTATTTTGAGGTAGGGATCTCCCTATCTAGTCCAGGTTGGCGTggaacttgtaatcttcctgtctcactgcccccacccccaagtgctgAGCTTATGGACAGTGTCACCACACATAGCAtaggtcccttttttttttttttttttgtctagtagCCCTGGGAGGTAAAGAGCTATTATCATCCATGGTTCAcagatggggaagctgaggcaggcagcaAAGGGAACAGTGAAGCCAGGACTCATCACTGGAAAGAGGTTAACAGACCCTCTCTGACTGGGTAGACCACAGGGCCTTTGGACAGCCATGGCCCGTCACACTGTCACTGACATGGTCATATATGCCCCTGTGAGAGCTCCTTGCAGTTAGAAGCACTTTCTTAAAGCAGTTGCTGACACTACACCCACCAGCCTGCCAAGCACCACCGTGGCCGAAAGGAGAGGGTGAGAGGAAGCTGGGACCCTCAGCTCAGGggtaacattttctttaaagggAACAGCAATCCAGCatgggaaaggatttttttttttaaacaaatgtttcctgACAGTCAAAGGAAAGGAACCCAGACCCTTTCCTCACGTCACACACAAAGTCAACTCACGGTCAGTCCGCAGAGACCTAGTCAGGTCGAAAACTACCAATGTTTGGAAGAAAACAAGTATATATGTTCATGGCCCTGACTTAGGCAAAGGTTTCTTCGATGGAAGAGGAAAATCCAAGTAGTTAAAGAAATAATTGATGGATACATGACATCAGGAGAGTCACACGATCAAAACATCTGCAGATGCCAAGGTTTTCAAGACCGCAGAGCCAGTAAGAGAGTCCAGCCTGTAACACTTGAGCAGCTCCACAGGAAGACAACCTGACTGTACAGGGGctgcagcaagatggctcagcaggcaaaagcACTTGCTCCGTAAGCCCGACGAccgcttgagttcaatccccagggtcccgtgaaggagagaactgactgctggaAGTTGTCCTCTCAGCCCTATACACGCGctgaggcatgcacacacactcgtTCATATACACGCAAAAAGAACATAATATGTTTAAAGGATACAaatagaactggagagatggtttagccccgctcttccagaggacccgggtgcagttcccagcactcatgttggggTGGTTCACAttagtctgtaactctagctccaaagaTCTGACatccctggcctccatgggtcATGTGCACATCTCTCCACCTTACCCCCTACTCCCCACCCCTactctcccatctccccaccatcccacacacccccatcccacccccaccataacataactaaaaataatgttttttttttttttttgaaagagaaagatacAGATAGGCACTTCACCAAAGAAGACAGATGCATGGCTAAGACAGCACATGAAAAGATGGCCAAGAGCCGCGTGCACCAGAGGAAAGCAGACTGTTACTGCTTCACGCCCTCAAGGATGGCTACAATCAGAAGAAGCCAGGGAAACTGGAACCCTGCACCCTGGTGGTGGGCGTGGGAAATGGGGCAAGGCACTTTGTCAACAGTCTGgcagtttctctgtttctctaggTCTATTGAGTGACCTGGAATTACCACATCTAGGTCTTTAGCCAGGAGAAATGGAAGTTCAGAGAGGCCGAATGACTCAGATCCCAGGGCAGCTGGATGTAAATGTGCATCTCATATCAAAACCCGGGCGAGCTTCACCACATGGGGAACAGCCATAGGGGTGTTGCGTTGGGTGGGGAGGTCTGTGTTGTTGTGACTATGTCTCGGATGGCACTTGAAGTGTGAAGTCTATTTCTGAGCCTGGAGCCACTGGCTCCCATCCTTCTAACAGAGACCTGCCATGTCTCTGCCAACCAGAGGTGCCCCCATCTCAGTCAgtcatcctcatcctcatggAGAAATCTTTGGGATAGGCTTTGAAAAGTTATAGCTAGCTCCATAGCTCAGGAATCCATGTCCCCATGACAACTGCCAACAACATCTGCAGTGCCGCCTTTCTGCTCTTTCCTGTGCCCCTCTCCCATCCTATCTGGTGACCAGAGGGCAGGGCTCCACTTGGATTCATGGAGGGTCCTTGCTGAGCCTGAGACAGCCAAGGAGAAGCACCTGTTCACCTGTTATCCTCACCAGCAAGTCCCCAAGT
This Peromyscus leucopus breed LL Stock chromosome 8b, UCI_PerLeu_2.1, whole genome shotgun sequence DNA region includes the following protein-coding sequences:
- the Cep295nl gene encoding protein DDC8 homolog, which encodes MSAKITEIERDIERATELSPSSDEEALVLRQKPELMQVPDESDVTLKQWKARQLQRLAEELKAEWREARLQQVRDMERLYLTHLLDEATGRARGNNLTMNERNQRRSAKHMRSKGRNRAAFREEKGHREEHPRQHPKSRKKATCSERQGSSKARGQNPSEKGKGKRVPSSKSNGGYQPLGPRTGRGADLAKLNPLLVDAGETECAEEVQKEISREGRRPMGRGTAHFAQSTSHNSRGQSPQDQTDDLEKPLPLSSAFRQEATPPGASWKYSDKNQWHKEIESAFEELFNTNRKLKKHLNLHLEQRLKADQNPDEPQSCTETLGELSETLGEHSETPREESTEKAERIAEESGSPLEMEAPETWSKTSLKQLLSETEYPRYQQMARHLLKSESLTPDLEAGTLSEQDDSFSESPEPGREPPKSATGEEESLTPYLEKQVGSAASWLALRQKQKAELEERRQKTLLELTEHPNMSLEIHYKAELEEERRERRRMRLAILKSYPTGVQPPAPDRITTDQSVSLDNSLLDEDKQNQMIRDLQQQILEQNKLHKQFLEKARKRLQEFQKTF